From a region of the Thiomicrorhabdus sp. genome:
- a CDS encoding bifunctional protein-serine/threonine kinase/phosphatase — MAKNLQVSLGQCSDKGRKPINQDFYGANLVEGFALDSKGITVALADGISSSQVSQIASETAVKSFIEDYYCTSDSWSVKTSAKKVLLATNSWLHAQTQNSQYRYNKDKGYVCTFSALIIKSTMAHLVHVGDSRIYHLRANHLEQLTDDHRVWESSEKSYLSRALGVNNELEIDYQSLVVEEGDVFILATDGIYEFISDKELIEQINTHAEDLDLAAKNLVEKAYANCSDDNLSIQIVRVESLPDYNEQEVYEQVTQLPFSPQLHARMVFDGYEIIRAVYISSRSHVYLAKDQQTQTQVIIKTPSAENRDNAAYLERFLLEEWIARRIDNEHVLKAYLPNRKRHYLYVVTEFIEGQTLAQWMIDNPKPDIETVRGIIEQLAKGLRAFHRQEMLHQDLRPNNIMIDQNGTVKIIDFGSTRVAGLMEITSPFERNDILGTAQYTAPEYFLGEPGTVKSDQFSLGVIAYQMLSGKLPYGTKVVNARTKTAQQKLRYQTVLDDERAIPAWVDFAIKKAVHPNPFKRYSEISEFIYELRHPSSTFLNQARPPIMERDPVMFWKSISLLLFAVVVYLLINK, encoded by the coding sequence ATGGCAAAAAATTTACAAGTAAGCCTTGGACAATGTTCCGATAAGGGGCGAAAACCTATAAATCAAGACTTTTATGGGGCTAACCTTGTTGAAGGGTTTGCCCTTGATTCTAAAGGGATTACGGTGGCTTTGGCTGATGGTATAAGTAGTAGTCAAGTAAGCCAAATTGCCAGTGAGACAGCCGTAAAAAGCTTTATAGAAGACTATTACTGTACCTCCGATTCTTGGAGTGTGAAAACATCGGCAAAAAAAGTTCTACTTGCCACAAATTCCTGGTTACATGCCCAAACTCAAAACAGTCAGTATCGATATAACAAAGACAAAGGGTATGTATGTACCTTTAGTGCCTTAATCATTAAATCAACGATGGCACATCTCGTTCACGTCGGTGATAGTCGTATCTATCATTTACGTGCAAATCACTTAGAACAACTAACAGATGATCACCGTGTTTGGGAATCTAGTGAAAAAAGTTATCTTAGTAGAGCATTAGGAGTAAATAACGAGCTTGAAATAGATTATCAAAGTCTTGTAGTAGAAGAGGGCGATGTATTTATTTTGGCGACAGATGGTATTTATGAATTTATTTCTGACAAAGAGTTGATAGAGCAGATTAACACCCATGCAGAAGATTTGGATTTAGCCGCTAAAAACCTAGTTGAGAAGGCTTATGCAAACTGTAGTGATGATAATCTAAGCATACAGATTGTTAGAGTTGAAAGTTTGCCAGATTATAACGAGCAAGAGGTTTATGAGCAGGTAACGCAATTACCATTTTCGCCTCAGTTGCACGCTAGAATGGTTTTTGATGGTTATGAAATCATAAGGGCGGTATACATCAGTAGCCGAAGCCATGTCTATTTAGCTAAAGATCAGCAAACTCAAACGCAAGTCATTATTAAAACGCCTTCTGCTGAAAATCGAGACAACGCAGCTTATTTAGAGCGTTTTCTTTTAGAAGAATGGATTGCTCGTAGAATTGATAATGAGCATGTTTTAAAAGCCTATTTGCCAAATAGAAAACGTCACTATCTGTATGTTGTGACAGAATTTATTGAAGGGCAAACGCTTGCACAATGGATGATTGATAACCCTAAACCCGACATAGAAACGGTAAGAGGAATTATTGAACAGTTAGCTAAAGGACTTAGGGCTTTTCATCGACAAGAAATGTTGCATCAAGACCTTAGGCCAAACAATATTATGATTGACCAAAACGGCACTGTAAAAATCATTGATTTTGGTTCAACGAGGGTAGCTGGATTAATGGAAATAACTAGTCCTTTTGAGCGAAACGACATACTTGGTACAGCTCAATACACCGCACCAGAATATTTTTTAGGCGAACCAGGAACCGTCAAATCCGATCAATTTTCTTTAGGCGTAATTGCTTACCAAATGCTTTCAGGTAAATTGCCTTACGGCACAAAAGTGGTGAATGCCAGAACTAAGACGGCACAGCAAAAATTGCGTTATCAAACGGTGTTAGATGATGAACGAGCGATTCCTGCTTGGGTGGATTTTGCAATTAAAAAAGCGGTGCATCCTAATCCATTTAAACGATATTCAGAAATTTCTGAGTTTATTTATGAGCTGCGTCATCCTAGCAGCACCTTTCTAAATCAAGCTCGTCCACCTATTATGGAACGAGATCCAGTTATGTTTTGGAAAAGTATCTCACTGCTTTTATTTGCAGTAGTGGTTTATTTATTAATAAATAAATAG
- a CDS encoding STAS/SEC14 domain-containing protein — MNYQRHGLSVGITRVEDKFFLTLKVQGKLTHNDYEHITPMIDSALAEVNQPKVNALIDGTELEGWEPRAAWDDFKLGLKHGSEFEKIAIYGNKKWQEFVAKIGGWFIAGEVQFFDNVDDAIAWLKE, encoded by the coding sequence ATGAATTATCAACGTCATGGATTATCGGTTGGAATCACTAGAGTAGAAGATAAATTTTTCCTAACATTAAAAGTTCAAGGCAAGCTGACACACAATGATTACGAGCACATTACACCAATGATTGACTCTGCGCTTGCTGAAGTTAACCAACCAAAAGTGAATGCCTTAATTGATGGAACGGAATTAGAAGGTTGGGAACCACGTGCGGCCTGGGACGATTTTAAGTTGGGCCTTAAGCATGGAAGCGAGTTTGAGAAGATTGCTATTTATGGAAATAAAAAATGGCAAGAGTTCGTCGCAAAAATAGGGGGATGGTTCATTGCGGGTGAAGTGCAATTTTTTGATAATGTTGATGACGCGATTGCTTGGCTTAAAGAATGA
- a CDS encoding DMT family transporter: MPHHHMQNHRLAYFLLILTTLFWAGNFVLARAVHASVPPIGLAFWRWFAVAVFIVPWAWKELREQWPVMKSHPWLMIAFGVFSVGAFNTLVYIGLQTTTAVNGLLLLSSGPMFILLFSSLMLGQAFKLFQIIGLIVSAVGVLLVLTHGDLSNLVGLESNTGVLWVLGGVISWAIYSVLLHKKPAGIGGSGFFAATVIIGLIGLLPFYLIETFIQNRPVHVNLDLILTVAYVAVFASILAYLFWNKAVEMIGASRSSPFIHLIPAFGLVLSVIFLGEHMKQTDFIGLTLIFLGLVVAAGKFGLSKLQP, encoded by the coding sequence ATGCCACACCACCATATGCAAAACCACCGACTTGCTTATTTTTTGCTGATACTTACCACCTTATTTTGGGCCGGTAATTTTGTATTGGCTCGTGCGGTTCATGCCAGTGTACCGCCCATAGGTTTGGCATTTTGGCGATGGTTTGCAGTGGCTGTATTTATTGTGCCTTGGGCATGGAAAGAGCTACGCGAACAGTGGCCTGTAATGAAGTCACATCCTTGGTTAATGATAGCCTTTGGCGTTTTTAGTGTTGGAGCATTTAACACCTTGGTGTACATAGGTTTGCAAACCACCACGGCAGTTAATGGTTTATTACTCTTGTCGTCTGGGCCTATGTTTATTTTATTGTTTTCATCGTTAATGTTGGGGCAAGCATTTAAACTTTTTCAGATTATCGGATTGATTGTTTCAGCTGTCGGAGTGTTGCTTGTTTTAACCCACGGTGATTTGTCTAACCTTGTTGGTTTAGAAAGTAATACAGGAGTTCTTTGGGTCTTAGGTGGTGTGATTAGTTGGGCAATTTATTCAGTTTTACTTCATAAAAAGCCAGCAGGCATTGGCGGGAGTGGTTTTTTTGCTGCCACGGTTATTATTGGATTAATTGGGCTCTTGCCTTTCTATTTGATAGAAACTTTTATCCAAAATCGTCCTGTTCATGTTAATTTGGATTTAATTTTAACGGTCGCTTATGTGGCGGTGTTTGCGTCTATTCTTGCCTATTTATTTTGGAATAAAGCGGTTGAAATGATTGGTGCCAGTCGTTCTAGTCCGTTTATTCATTTAATACCTGCCTTTGGATTGGTTTTGTCGGTAATATTTCTTGGTGAACATATGAAACAAACTGATTTTATTGGTTTAACCCTGATATTTTTAGGGCTTGTAGTCGCCGCAGGCAAGTTTGGTTTATCTAAGCTCCAACCGTAA
- a CDS encoding dUTP diphosphatase produces MSNTQDLQNLNVINEMLSMQNTLNEMTNGMDWRSGVTQLGKTINWRRCIVMETAELIDSYPWKHWKAVDAEIDIENVRVELVDIWHFLLSLALEHVEVDEAADLLSDALKNHKLDDSNELTVIQQIEKHEAMMLLALKQDAVTAEYLSQLTQAFFDSCEVAQLSFEQMYQIYMAKNVLNKFRQDHGYKEGTYIKEWNGKEDNVVMFEVIEQMQSFSGDELYMSLKKTYSQLL; encoded by the coding sequence ATGTCAAATACCCAAGATTTACAAAACCTTAACGTTATTAATGAAATGTTAAGCATGCAAAATACCCTAAACGAGATGACCAACGGCATGGATTGGCGAAGTGGTGTTACTCAATTAGGCAAAACGATTAACTGGCGTCGTTGCATAGTCATGGAAACCGCAGAGCTTATTGATAGCTACCCTTGGAAACACTGGAAAGCAGTGGATGCCGAAATCGATATTGAAAATGTGCGAGTTGAGTTAGTCGATATTTGGCATTTTTTATTAAGTTTAGCACTTGAGCACGTTGAGGTGGATGAAGCCGCTGATTTATTAAGCGATGCCTTAAAAAACCATAAACTTGATGATTCAAATGAGCTAACGGTAATTCAACAAATAGAAAAACATGAAGCGATGATGTTGCTTGCGTTAAAGCAAGATGCAGTCACGGCTGAATATTTATCGCAGTTAACTCAAGCCTTTTTCGACTCTTGCGAAGTTGCACAGCTTAGTTTTGAGCAGATGTACCAAATCTATATGGCCAAAAATGTTCTAAATAAATTTAGACAAGACCATGGCTATAAAGAGGGAACCTATATTAAAGAGTGGAATGGAAAAGAAGACAATGTAGTCATGTTTGAAGTGATTGAACAAATGCAATCTTTCTCAGGTGATGAGCTTTATATGAGCTTAAAAAAGACCTATAGCCAATTATTGTAA
- a CDS encoding lipocalin family protein — translation MRFLKWTGLVSLIVMQFGCTQVPKDVEPVTGFDLSRYLGKWYEVARLDHSFEKGLTDVTATYSMRDDGGVKVLNQGVDAKTGKANEAIGKAYFVDKDTVGRLKVSFFGPFYGGYNIAKLADDYSMALIIGPTKDYAWILARSNTPNASQCKAFYDKAQQLGIKKDQWIRIIDCDLPANLK, via the coding sequence ATGAGATTTTTAAAATGGACAGGCCTGGTAAGTTTGATTGTGATGCAATTTGGGTGTACTCAAGTACCTAAAGATGTTGAACCTGTTACAGGGTTTGATTTATCACGTTATTTAGGTAAGTGGTATGAAGTCGCTCGATTAGATCATAGTTTTGAAAAAGGTTTAACCGATGTAACGGCAACCTATTCAATGCGTGATGATGGTGGGGTTAAGGTGCTTAACCAAGGAGTGGATGCCAAAACAGGTAAAGCAAATGAAGCAATAGGAAAAGCTTATTTTGTAGATAAAGATACCGTTGGCAGGCTTAAGGTTTCATTTTTTGGGCCTTTTTATGGTGGCTATAATATCGCTAAATTAGCAGATGATTACAGCATGGCTTTAATTATTGGGCCAACCAAAGATTATGCCTGGATCTTAGCCAGATCAAACACGCCGAATGCCAGTCAATGTAAAGCTTTTTATGATAAAGCCCAACAACTCGGAATTAAAAAAGACCAATGGATTAGAATAATAGATTGTGATTTACCCGCAAATCTAAAATAA
- a CDS encoding formate/nitrite transporter family protein has protein sequence MSYLEPNEFATKMVDSGESKIFMSTKDTLIRAIMAGAILGLAAMFAITVAFKTGSPLVGALLFPVGFIMLYLMKFDLLTGVFMLVPLAILDKRPGATMSGLFRNWGLVFIGNLMGALTVAFMMSFILTYGFSVDPGALAKKVSSIGEARTLGYQSQGVSGWFTVFIRGMLCNWMVSMGVVGAMISTSATGKVIAMWMPVMLFFFMGFEHSIVNMFLFPFSMIMGGDFTVMDYLLWNELPTALGNLVGGFLFVGLPIYYTHVKTSPDRAM, from the coding sequence ATGTCTTATTTAGAACCAAATGAGTTTGCAACCAAGATGGTAGATTCGGGAGAATCTAAGATTTTTATGTCAACCAAAGATACCTTAATTCGTGCCATTATGGCGGGGGCTATTTTAGGTTTAGCAGCAATGTTCGCTATTACAGTAGCATTTAAAACAGGTAGTCCACTGGTAGGAGCTTTACTGTTTCCTGTCGGTTTTATTATGTTGTACCTAATGAAGTTTGACCTGCTGACAGGGGTCTTTATGTTGGTACCTTTAGCCATTCTGGACAAAAGACCAGGAGCCACCATGAGCGGTTTATTTCGAAACTGGGGATTAGTCTTTATTGGTAACCTCATGGGGGCCTTAACCGTGGCGTTTATGATGTCTTTTATTTTAACCTACGGTTTCAGCGTTGACCCAGGTGCTTTAGCTAAAAAAGTATCGAGCATTGGTGAAGCTAGAACATTAGGTTACCAGTCACAAGGCGTAAGCGGATGGTTTACCGTGTTTATTCGAGGCATGTTGTGTAACTGGATGGTTTCAATGGGGGTTGTTGGAGCGATGATTTCTACTTCAGCTACAGGGAAAGTGATTGCGATGTGGATGCCAGTTATGCTGTTCTTTTTCATGGGGTTCGAACACTCAATCGTTAACATGTTCTTATTCCCATTTTCAATGATTATGGGTGGTGACTTTACGGTTATGGATTACCTGCTATGGAATGAATTACCAACTGCTCTTGGAAATCTTGTTGGTGGCTTCCTTTTTGTTGGCCTGCCTATATATTACACTCACGTTAAAACAAGTCCTGATCGTGCAATGTAA
- a CDS encoding alpha/beta hydrolase, which translates to MKKIFNTIFAGLVALQIAMFASSVQAAEVKEIKQTHNGITLNANLMMADGKTFADDIVLLTHGTLTHKDRSTYAQLQKNLAGHGISSLAINLSLGLSDRHGEYDCAVPHIHKHTDALKEIDFWLNWLQKQGAKNITLMGHSRGGNQTAWYSIEHDSNAFKKVVLLAPATGGQQAAEDYQKKYGKPLQPILDKANKLVAEGKGDTMLKDIDFIYCKKAQVTAAAFADYYNVKPQFNTIGLLKGAKKDTLVIIGSADTVEADLPEKMKQLADSDKVQTVTIEDATHFFLDFANEDVATAVAEFIEQ; encoded by the coding sequence ATGAAAAAAATATTCAATACAATTTTTGCAGGCCTGGTCGCTCTACAAATAGCTATGTTTGCTTCTTCTGTACAAGCGGCAGAAGTTAAAGAAATTAAACAAACCCATAATGGCATCACCCTAAATGCCAATTTAATGATGGCAGATGGTAAGACCTTTGCCGACGATATTGTTTTATTAACTCACGGTACGCTTACTCACAAAGATCGTTCAACCTATGCTCAGTTACAAAAAAACTTAGCAGGGCATGGCATTAGTTCTTTAGCTATTAACCTCTCTTTGGGGTTGAGTGATCGCCATGGTGAATACGATTGTGCAGTACCTCATATTCATAAACATACTGATGCTCTAAAAGAGATAGATTTTTGGCTAAATTGGTTGCAAAAACAAGGTGCTAAAAATATCACTTTAATGGGCCATTCTCGTGGTGGTAACCAAACCGCTTGGTATTCCATTGAGCATGACAGCAATGCCTTTAAAAAAGTGGTTTTATTAGCGCCAGCAACAGGTGGGCAACAGGCTGCTGAAGACTATCAAAAAAAATACGGTAAGCCTCTTCAGCCAATTTTAGATAAAGCCAATAAATTGGTTGCAGAAGGTAAGGGCGATACGATGTTAAAGGACATTGATTTTATTTACTGCAAAAAGGCGCAAGTTACTGCGGCAGCATTTGCAGATTATTACAATGTAAAACCACAATTTAACACTATTGGCCTATTAAAAGGGGCTAAAAAAGACACTTTAGTGATTATAGGATCAGCTGATACTGTTGAAGCTGATTTACCCGAGAAAATGAAACAGCTTGCTGATTCTGACAAAGTGCAAACAGTAACGATTGAAGATGCTACACACTTCTTTTTAGATTTTGCTAATGAAGATGTTGCCACAGCGGTTGCAGAATTTATTGAGCAATAA
- a CDS encoding AraC family transcriptional regulator yields the protein MTQVNYARYEEKMNNVSKFILDHLDEDLTVESLSEVACFSKFHFHRQFSAFFGMSVIQYVLLNRLKRSAQQLVFNTDKKIIDIAFDAHFKNAESFSRAFKKVVNQSPSQFRRMPDWSVWHQLLSPNNMLRMREMDVKIVEFDKTKVAVLEHLGNPLNVEKSVEKFRDWRKTTGLSPIVSSRSFGIVYSDPDVSNPETFRFDICGEIEVDLPDNEWGVISKEISGGRCAVLRHIGSLNHIGEKVRYLYADWLAESGQELRDEPCFFHYTNIETQGNEAELKTDIYLPIV from the coding sequence ATGACACAAGTAAATTATGCACGCTATGAAGAGAAGATGAATAATGTTTCTAAATTTATTTTAGACCACTTAGACGAAGACCTAACCGTTGAGAGTTTAAGTGAGGTTGCTTGTTTCTCTAAGTTCCATTTTCATAGGCAATTTTCGGCCTTTTTTGGAATGTCGGTTATTCAATATGTTTTGTTAAATAGACTAAAACGATCAGCACAACAGTTGGTGTTTAATACAGACAAAAAGATTATTGATATTGCATTTGATGCACACTTTAAAAATGCGGAATCTTTTTCTAGAGCATTTAAAAAAGTGGTGAATCAATCTCCCTCACAATTCAGAAGAATGCCGGACTGGAGTGTTTGGCATCAATTGTTATCTCCTAATAATATGTTAAGGATGAGAGAGATGGATGTAAAAATTGTTGAGTTTGATAAAACTAAAGTGGCTGTGCTAGAGCATTTAGGAAACCCGTTAAACGTAGAAAAAAGTGTAGAAAAGTTTAGAGATTGGCGTAAAACTACGGGGTTATCGCCAATAGTCTCAAGTAGAAGTTTTGGGATTGTTTACAGTGATCCTGATGTGTCAAATCCTGAAACATTTCGGTTTGATATTTGTGGCGAAATCGAAGTTGATTTACCTGATAATGAATGGGGCGTGATTAGCAAGGAAATATCTGGTGGCCGATGTGCCGTCTTACGTCATATAGGCAGTCTTAATCATATTGGTGAAAAAGTACGTTATTTATATGCCGATTGGTTGGCCGAAAGTGGTCAAGAATTGAGAGATGAACCTTGTTTTTTTCATTACACAAATATTGAAACGCAAGGGAATGAGGCAGAGCTTAAAACAGATATATATCTTCCAATTGTTTAG
- the amt gene encoding ammonium transporter, with the protein MNIELLDTLWVLLSAILVALMQPGFTALEAGQTRAKNSISTAIKNLSDFLISFIIFISFGASLMLGSTSNGWYGWNHLFFYNDDLQDIVYVLFQAMFASTAVTIISGAIAERSRYSTYLLIAVWISLVIYPIQAHWIWNESGWLAQLGFVDFAGSTVVHSVGGWAALAAIMVIGPRLGRFELSNGFEKSNLAFSALGVFLIWLGWIGFNGGSMLTLNQQTAMVILNTLIAGAVGGLAGLVYSRLSRGYYDVGSIMHGILAGLVCITANANLAQPIDAFLIGIVGYLSYELGCYVLIRLKLDDAIEAIPVHLFAGISGTIAVAFFYPADQFLHQLEIQFMGVIAVGVFAFSITYLFLKIANKFMPLRASEADEIIGMNISEHKASNSMHDLAQMMHMQAKSQDFNQKISVEPYADAALIAEFYNNVTSAFNKLTNENEGLIKEIEYRANYDQLTGVPKRNLLFTEIEKAIVHLEIEPKVHGLLFIDLDGFKQANDEFGHDAGDEILKIVAARIKSILRVDDMVARFGGDEFVVLVLDVKNETNVGNLTEKLMSAIREPILTSEKKLINVDSSVGLKVFDEKNKMGVAELIKEADSAMYVAKRRGKGTWVLA; encoded by the coding sequence ATGAATATAGAGCTCTTGGATACGTTATGGGTGTTGTTGAGTGCGATTTTGGTCGCACTAATGCAACCAGGTTTTACAGCTTTAGAAGCAGGGCAAACACGAGCTAAAAACTCGATATCTACAGCAATTAAAAATTTAAGCGATTTTTTAATTTCTTTTATCATCTTTATTTCCTTCGGTGCGAGTTTAATGCTGGGTTCAACCAGTAATGGCTGGTATGGATGGAACCATCTATTTTTCTACAATGATGATTTACAAGACATTGTGTATGTTTTGTTTCAGGCGATGTTTGCCTCAACTGCGGTAACCATTATCTCTGGTGCTATTGCTGAAAGAAGTCGTTATTCCACCTATCTATTGATTGCCGTTTGGATTTCATTAGTGATTTACCCTATTCAAGCTCATTGGATTTGGAATGAGAGCGGCTGGTTAGCCCAGTTAGGGTTTGTGGATTTTGCAGGTTCAACCGTAGTGCACTCTGTTGGTGGTTGGGCGGCACTTGCCGCTATTATGGTTATTGGCCCGCGTTTAGGGCGCTTTGAGCTGAGTAATGGTTTTGAAAAATCAAATTTAGCATTTAGTGCTTTGGGTGTTTTTCTTATTTGGTTGGGCTGGATAGGCTTTAATGGAGGCAGTATGCTTACATTAAACCAGCAAACAGCGATGGTTATTTTAAATACGCTTATTGCTGGTGCTGTGGGAGGATTAGCTGGGTTGGTGTATAGTCGTTTGAGTCGTGGTTATTACGATGTTGGCAGTATTATGCATGGTATTCTTGCAGGCCTGGTCTGTATTACCGCCAACGCAAACTTGGCTCAACCTATAGATGCTTTTTTGATTGGTATTGTGGGTTATCTTTCTTATGAATTGGGTTGTTATGTTCTTATTAGGCTTAAATTGGATGATGCCATAGAGGCGATTCCTGTTCACCTTTTTGCTGGTATCAGCGGAACCATTGCAGTGGCTTTTTTCTATCCAGCAGATCAATTTTTACATCAATTAGAGATTCAATTTATGGGGGTGATAGCGGTAGGGGTTTTTGCTTTTTCAATCACTTATCTGTTTTTAAAAATCGCTAATAAATTTATGCCTTTAAGAGCAAGTGAAGCAGATGAAATCATTGGTATGAATATAAGTGAGCACAAGGCATCAAACTCTATGCATGACTTAGCACAGATGATGCATATGCAAGCTAAATCTCAAGATTTTAACCAAAAAATCTCTGTTGAACCTTATGCTGACGCCGCTTTAATCGCAGAGTTTTATAACAATGTCACCAGTGCATTTAATAAGTTAACCAATGAGAACGAAGGCTTAATTAAAGAAATTGAATACCGAGCAAACTATGACCAGCTTACGGGAGTACCTAAGCGTAATCTCTTGTTTACGGAGATTGAAAAGGCCATAGTTCATCTTGAAATTGAACCTAAAGTTCATGGTTTGTTATTTATTGATTTAGATGGTTTTAAACAGGCTAATGATGAATTTGGCCATGATGCAGGAGATGAGATTTTAAAAATTGTGGCTGCACGTATAAAGTCTATATTAAGGGTTGACGATATGGTTGCCCGTTTTGGTGGAGATGAATTTGTGGTTTTGGTGTTAGATGTTAAAAATGAAACGAATGTTGGAAACCTAACCGAAAAACTAATGAGTGCAATTCGTGAGCCCATTTTAACCTCAGAAAAAAAGTTAATAAATGTGGATAGTTCAGTAGGTTTAAAGGTGTTTGATGAGAAAAACAAAATGGGCGTGGCTGAGCTAATTAAAGAAGCTGATTCTGCAATGTATGTTGCCAAAAGAAGAGGCAAAGGCACTTGGGTTTTAGCCTAA
- a CDS encoding APC family permease → MSEKMGSEKTRTIGLLGAISIGIGGMVGGGIFAVLGEAVSLAHGATAMAFLFAGVVALFTSYSYAKLSVKYQSQGGTVTFIDKAFNHNLLSGSINLLLWLSYLVTIALYAVAFSSYAQTFFKGDSGLWLNHQWLNHLFISLAILLPFAINLISASIVGKSETIIVVIKVVLLIIVIAASASFVDVERLSYQHWGSSLSIVIAGMVIFVAYEGFELIANASEDIKNPKVNLPRAFYGSVILVVILYVLIALITVGTVPESEILSAKDYALAVAAKPALGTVGFIVVSVAALLATFSAINATIYGNSRLAYIIAIEGELPKVMDSEKRNIPFMGVILTSVLSFLIANSISLREISIIGSASFLLVFFIVNVAAYRLRDEINANKVVIIFASLVSFAALIALLVHTYQNNPKAIVVFISFILVSVMFEAVYGKLVRKHLFHRAYDKSDKSTV, encoded by the coding sequence ATGTCTGAGAAAATGGGGTCTGAAAAAACAAGAACTATTGGCCTTTTGGGTGCGATATCTATTGGTATTGGCGGTATGGTTGGCGGCGGAATATTTGCCGTTTTAGGTGAAGCCGTGTCACTTGCTCATGGCGCAACGGCAATGGCATTTTTATTTGCAGGTGTAGTCGCTTTATTTACCTCTTATTCATACGCCAAATTATCGGTTAAGTATCAAAGTCAGGGCGGAACAGTTACTTTTATAGACAAGGCCTTTAATCATAATCTGTTATCGGGTTCAATCAATTTGCTGCTATGGCTCAGTTATTTGGTAACAATTGCTTTGTATGCGGTGGCTTTTTCTTCTTATGCACAAACCTTTTTTAAAGGCGATTCTGGCCTTTGGCTAAATCATCAATGGCTAAACCATCTTTTTATTAGTTTGGCTATTCTTTTGCCCTTTGCAATTAACTTAATCAGTGCCTCTATTGTGGGTAAATCTGAAACTATTATTGTGGTGATTAAAGTTGTTTTATTGATTATTGTGATTGCTGCTAGTGCCTCGTTTGTTGATGTTGAACGTTTATCGTATCAACATTGGGGTAGCTCGCTGTCAATTGTGATTGCGGGTATGGTCATTTTTGTAGCCTATGAAGGCTTTGAGTTAATTGCTAACGCTTCTGAGGACATAAAAAACCCAAAAGTTAATTTGCCTAGAGCATTTTATGGATCCGTTATTTTAGTGGTTATTTTGTATGTATTGATTGCGTTAATTACAGTAGGAACTGTGCCAGAAAGTGAGATTTTATCTGCTAAAGATTATGCTTTAGCGGTGGCTGCTAAACCTGCATTAGGTACGGTAGGTTTTATTGTTGTATCCGTTGCTGCGTTATTAGCCACGTTTTCAGCAATTAACGCCACTATTTACGGCAATTCTCGCTTAGCTTATATTATTGCGATTGAGGGTGAACTGCCAAAGGTTATGGATTCTGAAAAAAGAAATATTCCATTTATGGGCGTTATTCTTACTTCAGTTTTGAGTTTTCTAATTGCCAACTCGATTAGTCTAAGAGAAATTTCTATTATTGGCAGTGCCAGTTTTCTGTTGGTGTTTTTTATTGTGAATGTGGCAGCGTATCGTTTAAGGGATGAAATCAATGCTAATAAAGTGGTTATCATATTTGCTAGTTTAGTGAGTTTTGCGGCTTTAATAGCCTTGCTTGTGCATACCTATCAAAATAATCCAAAAGCCATTGTCGTTTTTATCTCGTTTATATTAGTCTCAGTTATGTTTGAGGCCGTGTACGGCAAACTGGTTCGTAAGCACCTGTTTCATAGAGCTTATGATAAAAGTGATAAATCAACAGTCTAG
- a CDS encoding DUF2127 domain-containing protein, protein MNQKGLKPIAVIEASKGLLALVVSLGIHQLAGDNIQQIAENLLTHLHLNPASHYPSVLLHIIDNLKDVNLMLVSLGALVYALIRFVEAYGLWHKYRWTEWFALISGGIYLPFEIYELITDTNLLSFSALLINSIIVLYMYAILKSQHSKRAIIKTPN, encoded by the coding sequence ATGAATCAAAAAGGTCTTAAGCCCATAGCAGTAATTGAGGCATCAAAAGGCTTACTTGCATTGGTTGTTAGTTTAGGTATTCATCAATTAGCTGGTGATAATATTCAGCAAATTGCAGAAAACCTATTAACCCATTTACACCTTAATCCCGCCAGTCATTACCCCAGTGTTTTGTTACATATCATTGATAATCTAAAAGACGTTAATTTGATGTTGGTTTCGCTTGGAGCCTTAGTGTATGCGTTAATTCGATTTGTTGAAGCTTATGGTCTTTGGCATAAATATCGATGGACAGAATGGTTTGCTTTAATTAGCGGGGGGATTTACTTACCCTTTGAAATTTATGAATTGATTACTGATACCAACCTATTAAGCTTTTCTGCTTTATTGATTAACTCAATTATTGTGCTGTATATGTATGCAATATTAAAAAGCCAACATTCTAAGCGGGCTATTATTAAAACGCCTAATTAA